The following is a genomic window from Saprospiraceae bacterium.
GTTTCAGATACTTTTTGATCAGGATGGGTATTTTTTTACCGTCAGGCTCTATATTACTGATGATTTTATCGGCGTCACAAATATCTCCGTTGATCAATTCCTTGAGGGTGCGCTTTTGTAAGGGATTGAGAGGGTATTTATAATGTTTTTTAGGCTTAATATGGGAAGAAAAGCGCTGGTCAAGATAATGATGCTCCAGGTATCTGGTAATAAGCGCTTTGGAACAATCAGAAAAATCATTGCTGATACTTGCTGCTCCAATAAGGTATTTATGGTCAGGATATTGTTGAGCAACTATCATTATTCCTTTCCATAAATTAAACAATGGCGTTGGCTTTTGTTGGTAATTTTGTACAATAAATGATCTGCCCATCTCTATAGATTGGGACATAATTTCATGCATTTTATCCTGAAGATGAAATAGCTCTTGAATATAAAAACCATTAATCCCATATTTTTGATAAATTTTTTTGCCCAAGCCCAATCGGTAAGCTCCTGCAATTGCTTTATTTTGGTCATCCCAGAGGATCAAATGATGATAATAATGGTCGTAATGGTCTGTATCTATAGATTTATTGGTACCTTCTCCTACGCTTCTGAAGGTGATTTCCCGAAGTCTTCCTATCTCATGAAGGAGTTCTGGTTTATTATCGATTTTGGTGAAAAATATTTTATAGTCGCCGGATGAAAATAACATATCGCCGGCTATTTCCATTTTCTGAATGATTGTTTTAATAGTTTCTTTTGAAACGCTTTGGGCAATATTTTGTACTTTTTTAAACTTATACTGCTCTAAATTGATGATTTTTTTTCTTCTTTTTTTGAAGAATGTCAGTACTTCTAATTGTTGTCTGAGCATGTCTCCGAAACTGTCTATATCGTCGTAATTTTTTAGTGTGTTGGGACCAATTGGTGAACCAATGCGTACCTGAATTTTTTTATTTCTGGTCTTCATCACTTCACCTGGTAAACCGGCAGTTCTGAAATTATGGTGGATACCTGCCATAAAATAAAACATTGGGCTGTTTTGCGCATTAAAATACATTGGTATTACAGGGACATTGGCTTTTTTTATAAGTTTTAAAGCACTTTTATCCCAGATTTTATCGGTTATCTTACCATTAAGAAAATTGGACTTTTGAGAAACCTCACCCGCAGGAAAAATGCCAAGAGGAATGTTTGCTTCTAAGTGAATTAATGCAGATCTGATGCCGCTGGTACTCCTAAAAACGTCTTTTCGGGTTTCGAAAGGATTGACAGGGCAAATATGATCAGCTATGGGTTTGATTTTACAAAGTAAAAAATTGGCCAAAATCATGGCTTTTGGGTGGCATTCCATTAAGATTTTCATCATGATCAATCCGTCAATTCCACCAAGGGGATGATTACCTATGGCTATAAATGGTTTATCTATAGGGATCTTCTTCTTATCTGCATCCGATATTTCGACTTTGATACCCAATTCATTTAATACAGCATTGATAAAATCAAGCCCATCTAAATAAGAGTAGGTATCATATATCTTGTTTAAGTCTGAAATACTGAGCATATGCATCAGTCCATTACTAAGCGATGTACCCAGATGTCCAAATTTTGATAAACCCAAAGTGTCTGCTATCTCTATATTTGTTACAATAGGCATAATGACTAATTTTTGTAAAAGTAGTTGTCGAATATTAACTCAAAATGAATTGTATATTAAGTCATTATTAATTGCAGATCAATCAAGTATGTATTTCGTATATTTAATATTTAGGTAATATTCTATTAATATTGGATTAGCATTACTTGTATATTCTTGCAACAAATTCCTTTTATGTCACAAAAACTCAGACTTGCATTTTTTGCAGAAATCCTCATAGAAGATTTTGACGGGGCATCCAGAAGCATCACAAACATTCTTAAAAGAATTCCAGCCGACCAACATGAAGTACTATTGATTTGTGGTGTTCCTCCAAAAAATAAAACCAATTGGCAGATTTTTATCGTTCCGGTTGTAAAAATTCCTGTCAATGAAGATTACAGAATGGCGGTACCCCAACTTGGGTTTAACAGATTGCATAAACAATTGATTGATTTTAATCCTGATGTAATTCATATTTCCACTCCATCTTTATTGGGTAAGTATGCATTATCATACGGGCGCAAACAAAACATACCTGTCATTACGGTATATCACACCCATTTTATTTCCTACATAGATTATTATATGTCAAAAATGAAGTTTTTGATACCTGTAGTAAAAAGCTGGATCGTATCTGGCCAAAAAAGATTTTATGCTAAATGTGACAAAGTCTATATACCTACCAAAGCGATGAAAAATGAATTGCTGGATATGGGGTTTGATGAGCACAACTTTAGGATATGGCCCAGAGGAATCAATACGACACTTTTTTCACCGGGAAAGAGGGACAGTAAACATATGAATTCAATAACCCAAAACACCAATAAAAATATCCTGTTTGCCAGCAGATTAGTTTGGGAAAAAAACCTTGAGACTTTGATTCGAATTTATCAATTATGTACATCCAAGAACCTGCCTTATAATTTTATTATAGCAGGAGACGGTGTTGCCAGAGAAACATTAAAGGAACAAATGCCAGATGCTATCTTTTTGGGACATCAAAATCATGAGAGTTTAGCTGTTCTCTATGCTTCATGTGATGTATTTTTATTTACATCCATATCAGAGACTTTTGGCAATGTAGTGATAGAAGCACAAGCTTCTGGGCTACCTGTGGTCATAGCTAATGGTGGTGGTTCTGCAGGATTGGTAGATCATGGTATCAATGGATATCTTTGTTCTCCACAAGATGAAAGTGTTTATCTGGCTTATATAAATGATATTTGCCAGAATACAACATTAAGTGGCTATTTGATCCAAAATGCATATGAAACTGTCAAACAATATCAATGGTCATCCCTGATGGAAATATATTTGAGTGATTTGCAGGTATTAAAATGTAAAAGAGAACAGGAAAAAAATATCTCCATACCTTTCCCTATGGAGTTGGCCATGTGATTTATTGTTTAGCTCATCAATAAAAAATAAATAACATTGACGGTACTTTTTATTACCCATAAGTATCCTCCTGCATTCGGCGGCATGGAAAATCAAAGCTTTCATTTGATCAACGGTATTAATAAAATGCTTAATACACATCAGATCATTTTTGAACAGAAAGAACCCATTTGGAAATTTTTCTTCAAGTTGAGATGGAGAGTCAAAAAAATGTTGAACAACCACCCTGAAATCACCCACATCCATCTGAATGACGGCTTGATGACGGCTTTTTGTTATTTATTGCGAGTTGATTTTGCCGGAAGGAAGGTTTTTGCAACTTTCCATGGTTTGGATGTTGTATTCCCCTTGGGATTATACCAAAAATCTATTTTCCCAAAGATGATCAAAAAACTAGATAAGATCATTTGTGTCAGCATGGCTACTCAGGAGGCTTGTGTGAAAAGAAATGTTACCAAAGAAAAAATTGCAGTTGTTAATAATGGAGTAGATATAAAAAAGGGTATGGAGAAA
Proteins encoded in this region:
- a CDS encoding glycosyltransferase family 1 protein, whose protein sequence is MSQKLRLAFFAEILIEDFDGASRSITNILKRIPADQHEVLLICGVPPKNKTNWQIFIVPVVKIPVNEDYRMAVPQLGFNRLHKQLIDFNPDVIHISTPSLLGKYALSYGRKQNIPVITVYHTHFISYIDYYMSKMKFLIPVVKSWIVSGQKRFYAKCDKVYIPTKAMKNELLDMGFDEHNFRIWPRGINTTLFSPGKRDSKHMNSITQNTNKNILFASRLVWEKNLETLIRIYQLCTSKNLPYNFIIAGDGVARETLKEQMPDAIFLGHQNHESLAVLYASCDVFLFTSISETFGNVVIEAQASGLPVVIANGGGSAGLVDHGINGYLCSPQDESVYLAYINDICQNTTLSGYLIQNAYETVKQYQWSSLMEIYLSDLQVLKCKREQEKNISIPFPMELAM
- a CDS encoding lysophospholipid acyltransferase family protein, whose translation is MPIVTNIEIADTLGLSKFGHLGTSLSNGLMHMLSISDLNKIYDTYSYLDGLDFINAVLNELGIKVEISDADKKKIPIDKPFIAIGNHPLGGIDGLIMMKILMECHPKAMILANFLLCKIKPIADHICPVNPFETRKDVFRSTSGIRSALIHLEANIPLGIFPAGEVSQKSNFLNGKITDKIWDKSALKLIKKANVPVIPMYFNAQNSPMFYFMAGIHHNFRTAGLPGEVMKTRNKKIQVRIGSPIGPNTLKNYDDIDSFGDMLRQQLEVLTFFKKRRKKIINLEQYKFKKVQNIAQSVSKETIKTIIQKMEIAGDMLFSSGDYKIFFTKIDNKPELLHEIGRLREITFRSVGEGTNKSIDTDHYDHYYHHLILWDDQNKAIAGAYRLGLGKKIYQKYGINGFYIQELFHLQDKMHEIMSQSIEMGRSFIVQNYQQKPTPLFNLWKGIMIVAQQYPDHKYLIGAASISNDFSDCSKALITRYLEHHYLDQRFSSHIKPKKHYKYPLNPLQKRTLKELINGDICDADKIISNIEPDGKKIPILIKKYLKQNASVLGINVDPTFNNALDVLMYIEIKKLKTDIFER